Proteins from one Anastrepha obliqua isolate idAnaObli1 chromosome 2, idAnaObli1_1.0, whole genome shotgun sequence genomic window:
- the LOC129239574 gene encoding putative inositol monophosphatase 3, whose amino-acid sequence MSYLKRKENMGRRIHVHRVPAAIVIILLTVIIVYFVNFHQDERPTLYSMLRNQNKVNLRKLLIGAIQAAQRGGMEVLEVTKTLELKERSKGKTDEGANDPFTDADGRSHCVMKEGLHRIFPQIKIFSEEDKESCSNVNTFDLDPTVLHETADLPNELADINDVTVWIDPLDATQEFTEKLYQYVTTMVCVAVKGKPIIGVIHSPFIGQTAWAWVDNSMSEYLASIHPVSPDTSKPLITVSRSHAGSVKDLVRNVFGEKSEILTAAGAGYKVLQVISNNATAYLHSTKIKKWDICAGDAILSALGGTMTNLKGELIDYGPDGSPVNDQGLLATLKSHDEYINKLIQSRKSAAPVHR is encoded by the exons ATGAGCTATTTGAAACGCAAAGAAAATATGGGGCGTAGGATACACGTTCATAGAGTGCCCGCCGCCATTGTCATTATTTTATTGACGGTTATAATAGTATACTTCGTAAACTTCCACCAGGATGAACGACCGACACTATACAGTATGCTGCGCAAtcaaaataaagtgaatttaCGTAAATTACTTATTGGTGCTATACAAGCCGCCCAACGCGGTGGCATGGAAGTGCTGGAAGTAACAAAGACTCTGGAGCTAAAAGAACGGAGTAAAGGCAAAACTGATGAGGGTGCGAACGATCCATTTACGGACGCGGATGGCCGCTCCCATTGTGTTATGAAAGAGGGGCTGCATCGAATATTtccacaaattaaaatattttcagaggAGGATAAAGAAAGCTGTAGTAATGTGAATACTTTCGATCTAGATCCGACCGTTCTACACGAAACAGCAGATTTGCCTAATGAGTTGGCAGATATAAACGATGTCACAGTCTGGATTGACCCACTAGATGCTACTCAAGAGTTCACAG AGAAGTTGTACCAATATGTAACGACGATGGTGTGCGTGGCAGTAAAGGGAAAACCAATTATTGGCGTAATACACAGCCCGTTTATTGGTCAAACTGCATGGGCCTGGGTTGATAATTCAATGTCTGAGTATTTGGCTTCTATACACCCCGTAAGTCCAGACACCTCCAAACCACTTATCACAGTTTCTCGTTCTCACGCAGGCAGTGTAAAGGATTTAGTACGCAATGTTTTCGGTGAAAAGTCTGAAATTCTAACAGCCGCAGGTGCTGGTTATAAGGTTTTACAAGTAATTTCCAACAACGCCACTGCGTACTTACActcaacaaaaataaagaagtgGGATATTTGTGCGGGAGATGCAATTCTAAGTGCACTCGGCGGTACAATGACGAACCTGAAAGGCGAGTTAATTGATTATGGACCAGATGGATCACCCGTCAATGATCAAGGCCTATTAGCCACTCTAAAAAGCCACGATGAATATATCAATAAATTGATTCAATCTCGAAAGTCAGCAGCGCCAGTACATAGATAG
- the LOC129239575 gene encoding uncharacterized protein LOC129239575 — MIRGECAHKIVVDNLENGEIINHTLLLIKGHIHQQLRSLPINTSKKCGEQQIVLRLRQLLKQHESNVEISAWELKQQAQISRNGQFKLLLDLDQHVSVTEYEQVPLQLDFNFCNAVHQLELSYESSDNHYRLQPLYITCYNQNPPAEYVRENLEKINLNLRLVQCVYSEQLKAAGFGRHTFKLNGDCEEFETRLTCEEVWQQNENSLWQNFAQELLNSNTWGGETKLKFVAFIGCTKYNGAEVAASGDFSYENIRRHLKGHAALGGGGLALFGAAYLYSWPHSCNKIHACFSSNKKVDLTQFPDDSNYRRTYGGVYATTLGAVVHEIGHTFDLGHTKDGVMGNGFDYINRIFTVDNLTEYLPDRIIHHELANATAHIAARTRFTQLKRTNAFLEKYHEQKTTDSFYFTRNCAIILSQHKWFRNYNKSADEEEGAEALITYDAFNSCVISAGDNHPLCLIEVRCTDSSLVKYWYEFPSDKNNSAVYKFHLPKEARESLENNHYLFVLTQTGLVKRLCES, encoded by the coding sequence ATGATTAGAGGAGAATGTGCACATAAGATAGTTGTGGATAATCTGGAGAACGGCGAAATTATAAATCATACATTACTTCTAATTAAAGGCCACATCCATCAGCAGTTGCGATCATTGCCAATAAACACCTCAAAAAAGTGCGGGGAGCAGCAAATTGTATTGCGACTGCGGCAACTGTTAAAGCAGCACGAAAGTAACGTGGAAATTAGCGCCTGGGAGTTGAAGCAACAAGCGCAAATATCAAGAAATGGTCAGTTCAAACTGCTTTTAGATCTGGATCAGCATGTGTCAGTGACAGAGTATGAACAAGTACCATTGCAACTAGATTTTAATTTCTGTAACGCTGTACACCAATTGGAGCTTTCATACGAATCTTCCGATAACCATTATCGCTTACAGCCATTGTATATTACATGTTATAATCAGAATCCACCCGCGGAGTATGTCcgtgaaaatttagaaaaaatcaatttgaatcTACGTTTGGTCCAGTGCGTATATTCCGAACAGTTAAAAGCTGCTGGTTTCGGGAGGCATACATTCAAATTAAATGGCGACTGTGAAGAATTTGAAACGCGCCTAACCTGTGAGGAAGTGTGGCAGCAAAACGAGAATAGTTTGTGGCAAAATTTTGCACAAGAGCTACTTAACTCTAACACCTGGGGTGGAGAAACAAAACTAAAGTTTGTTGCATTCATTGGTTGTACGAAATACAATGGTGCAGAGGTAGCTGCCTCAGGGgatttttcatatgaaaacatTCGCCGTCATTTAAAGGGCCACGCGGCATTAGGTGGTGGTGGTCTGGCGCTTTTTGGCGCCGCTTATTTGTACTCTTGGCCGCATTCTTGTAATAAAATCCACGCGTGCTTTTCCAGCAACAAGAAGGTGGACTTAACGCAATTTCCAGATGACAGCAACTATCGACGTACGTACGGCGGTGTTTATGCAACTACTCTGGGTGCTGTGGTgcatgaaattgggcacacctTTGATCTTGGTCACACCAAAGACGGTGTAATGGGCAATGGTTTCGATTATATTAATCGCATTTTCACAGTTGATAATCTGACCGAGTATTTGCCGGATAGAATCATACATCACGAATTGGCAAATGCCACAGCACATATAGCAGCTCGTACGCGTTTCACACAACTCAAGCGTACAAACGCGTTTCTTGAGAAGTATCATGAACAAAAGACAACCGactctttttattttactcGCAATTGTGCGATCATTTTATCGCAACACAAATGGTtcagaaattacaataaaagcGCTGATGAAGAGGAAGGGGCTGAGGCATTGATAACATATGATGCGTTTAATAGTTGTGTGATATCCGCGGGAGACAATCATCCGCTGTGTCTGATTGAGGTGCGTTGTACGGATAGTAGTCTAGTGAAATACTGGTACGAGTTTCCGTCGGATAAAAACAATAGCGCAGTTTATAAATTTCACTTGCCAAAGGAGGCGCGTGAATCACTCGAGAATAAccattatttgtttgttttaacacAGACGGGTCTGGTAAAGCGTCTATGTGAGAGTTAA